The sequence below is a genomic window from Humulus lupulus chromosome 3, drHumLupu1.1, whole genome shotgun sequence.
CAATTTCGTAAATAGCTCAATATTTCAATGGAATTTACAATATTACCCTTTTATGTACAACACTATGCATATTCATTTATAGTATTGTCCTTACATTTCATTGCCACCTAAACAAACCTTTCTCATCCGGTTCACATTACCGGTTACAAAAggtcaaaaatttatatatatatatatatattatttagaaTTATCATATTTTAACACTTGGAATAATAATGGGACCCACATGGTGGACTTAGTCTTGTGAGAGAGTGCAGAAATCACCtataaaaaagagaaattataggaaattGTCCAAAATAATGGCATCAAAAAGTTAATATCCtcattttttaaaattgtagagaaatgaccattttacattgtttattacctaaattgtcatttttataattttatttatttatttaggagcgtatgactttaatatagtagtatatgtatattagtttttattttaaagttatattgattttttaattttttttatgagttattggtgtattatttttcaactagtgtatatattttttgtagtatgatatatcattttttttataatatttaatttctatcttattatacataattgtagcatataattttgtatcatggtatatacattttaatgatagtatataattttgttagcacaATATTTACATTTTTgattaataattttgtaagttttgttggtatattattttttaactcagtatatatattttgtggtatgatatatcattcaacaacttataaaataccaaaaaaaaacttttaaataaaagTTAATTAAACAACTAATATATACTATaatattaaaatagaatattaatTTGCTAAAGAACATATTTAGTAAtacataatattaaaaaaatattaaattattttagtacaaaattaaaaaatatatatttatttactttCACACGTTATAATGATAATTTTGGACTATGCcactataaaataatatatatatatgttttgaaaaattatttgtaaattaaaataatttattttgataACTTGTAAAGTAACATTTGACATTTTATCGAATTGATAGGACACTACCAAAAAAgtcattttataataatttattgaaaacaatatcttttattaaataatattaaaagaTATCTATTTTTCACCCCCTACTCTTTAAATACGTTGTATTTATATtgatactttatatattttaattatcaaaAACAGTTTTTTATTAGAAAATTTAGCCTACCATCTTTAGAGTCTAGTTCCGTACAATACATACATAAATATCTAACTTTTCCAGatcacttttaaaaaaaaaaaaaggagtatCCACATCACCCTTCAAATCGGTAAAATAAGCACACGTGACttgtttatataatatgataattgcTGATCATAATTGGATTCAATTTAATATCgtcttaaatatttaaatttaataaatattatataatattattatttagtaATAAAATAACAATTTATATGATATAAGACGGTTTAAAATaccaaataataacatttatataatatttaccTACttgtcaaaataaaaaaaatgaatttatacatttttagatccagtgttttattttattatctgtttggattctgtattttaacaaattattttttggaccatgtcttttgtaaaatagttcaaataggccctaaacctgattttgataaataaaaaattgaatataacaacacagttcataggcagaatgactgtatttttattttgttagtttgatgagttatttgtgattttagttaaaaaaaactttgatcaaaataggtttatttgaactattttagaaaatatatagtctaaaaagtaatttatcaaaatataaaattcaaacaggcaatgatccaaaatacaaggctaaaaaaaaaaaaaaagcataaatcttcaaaaaaTATTAACAAACAAGAGCCTTTTAATTCACACTATAAAACTTTAACATCGCCAAAAacgtgattaattaattaaatcgattGAATTGGGGCAAGGCTAATCTAAATCTAACTTAACCTAATAATAGAAAACCAGAAAaatcataattattattatattaaaaaatatatatgccaGCTCAGTAAAATTGTATCAGATATTTTCTCAAGTGAAAAATgacaaataattaataataatgataagcTAAACAAACAGAGTACTCTgtcactctctccctctctctctctctctttctttctccatTGATTGAAGCTCTCATCTTCATTTTCATCTTCAGAGTCCAGACCAGACCCCTCTTCGTTCTTTATCTCTGTTTTTTTGTGTGGTTTTTCTGGCATTAGTACGAACAAGAACATGGTGAATAGTCCCAGATCTCGGACAGGTAACAGTGTGCCCTGTGATTTCTGTAGTGAACAGATTGCTGTTCTCTACTGTAGAGCTGACTCTGCTAAGCTATGCTTGTTCTGCGACCAACACGTTCACTCAGCCAATCTTCTTTCCCGGAAGCATCTTCGATCTCAGATCTGTGACAATTGTGGCTCCGAGCCCGTCTCCGTTCGATGCTCAACGGAGAATCTCGTCCTCTGCCACGACTGCGATTGGGACGCTCACGGAACCTGCTCTGTCTCTCCCGCACACGAGCGGAATCCCATCGATGGATTCTCCGGTTGCCCATCAGCCCTCGAGCTCGCCTCCGTTTGGGGTTTTCATCTCGGGGACAAGAAATCGGCTCGACCCGACTCTGTGATTCAGAATTTTGAGTTGGGTATGGCTATGGCTATGCCCGAGGACTTATCTTGGTCTGGAGTGAGTTTTCAGGACCTTATTGTACCGACCGGGAACGGCGTTGTTGGAGAGGAGGGAAAGAAACCGAGTGGAGTGGGTGCCAGCTGCTGCGGGAAGAAGAAACATGTGATGTATAAGCAGTTGGTGGAGTTGCTTAAGAGGGATTTGGTGGCCCGTGAAAGCGATGAACTTGGCGGTGATGGCGAAAGAGACGGCGGCGGCCGTGGTGGTGATGTAGAGAGCGTAATGCCGGGGAGTCCGGATCGGAGTGGTTGGCAACGGAAAGTTGAAGCAGCACTCAGTTTGGGAGATGAAGGCGATGCTGTTGCTTTTTCTGCTCAGCCATCGTCGGCGCCATACACGTCCCTGCTAATGATGCCGATGCACAGTGAATTGAAAGAAAATGTTGGCATTGACGATGGCGATATGGCAATGTGGAATACCAACCCTAATGGTCAGACCACTCAGGTATCATTCTTACGAGTTATATGAATCTTCCCATTACTACTCTACTGGTCAACCCTTTTGAGCAAACACCTTGTTTAGTCTCCTAAATGGTACAACTTTTTCAGATATGGGACTTCCATTCAGGAAGGTTGAGGGTTAATGAAGAACCAGAAGTTTCATATGGGGCG
It includes:
- the LOC133822417 gene encoding zinc finger protein CONSTANS-LIKE 14-like, translated to MVNSPRSRTGNSVPCDFCSEQIAVLYCRADSAKLCLFCDQHVHSANLLSRKHLRSQICDNCGSEPVSVRCSTENLVLCHDCDWDAHGTCSVSPAHERNPIDGFSGCPSALELASVWGFHLGDKKSARPDSVIQNFELGMAMAMPEDLSWSGVSFQDLIVPTGNGVVGEEGKKPSGVGASCCGKKKHVMYKQLVELLKRDLVARESDELGGDGERDGGGRGGDVESVMPGSPDRSGWQRKVEAALSLGDEGDAVAFSAQPSSAPYTSLLMMPMHSELKENVGIDDGDMAMWNTNPNGQTTQIWDFHSGRLRVNEEPEVSYGANDAGFMIKNFCDLMNCSVAPDDMTINNGSQGPATSESNNLPIGRGASSSSAYGKHKNEECSASREVFFMEQPFLVRNDSVKTAATTKEELEVLAQNRGNAMQRYKEKKKNRRYDKHIRYESRKARADTRKRVKGRFVKAAEAPDG